From one Streptomyces mobaraensis genomic stretch:
- the lanKC gene encoding class III lanthionine synthetase LanKC, with translation MDKRYEVYSLADRHFYETPDRLPALAGTATEDGLFETARRPVPDGWATARSGDWLNLFPAGPDGGPLPGQPLQGWKIHVSATAGTADKTAADVWDYCVPRGIPFKFVPGPHLLHLRNTKYAGRDHSGKFVTVYPADEEQLRTTLEELDAVLGGRPGPYILTDLRWNAGPLYVRYGAFARRFCVDERGTLVPAIEDGAGRLVPDSRDPAFRVPSWVTLPAFLAPHLTARNATTVADLPYRIEKALHFSNGGGVYRGTDTRDGRKVVLKEGRPYAGLANDGADAVARLERERDALERLAGLDAAPGLRDWFTLGEHSFLVMDFVEGRPLNSFFAERHPLLAAEPDPAAVAAYTAWALRIHRAVEEAVEALHSRGVVFNDLHMFNIMVAPDERSVTLIDFEAAAPVSEHGRQVVAHPGFFAPPDRRGRDVDRYALACLRLALFLPVTTLFVIDREHAVHLAEVITAQFPGVPREFLDEAVAEITRDVTEITRDTAASPAPRSPARPPRPADWPASRDSMIRALLASATPERDDRLFPGDIAQFGDGGGLGLAHGAAGVLYALAEAGAPRYEAGEQWLLDHTDPLPPGTPLGLYDGVAGTALVLDRLGHTGRALDLTEAVLRENWPQLSADLNGGLSGLGLLLDHLAGTTGNTALRDHALRAAQILADRLTADHGDTDGPAGGRRAGLLRGATGPALLFLRLYDRTGAPDLLDLAGRALRADLARCVTTGNGTLEVDEGRRTMPYVGDGSAGIGMVLDDYLAAAGGDPDPALAAARDGILAAARARFYAQPGLFQGRAGMILHLARTTAPGAAPGPVATQVAALDWYAMGYRGELAFPGHQMMRLSMDLATGTAGCLLALTAALGDRPAHLPFLPPLPGARPVTGP, from the coding sequence ATGGACAAGCGGTACGAGGTCTACAGCCTGGCCGACCGGCACTTCTACGAGACCCCGGACCGTCTGCCCGCCCTCGCCGGAACCGCCACGGAGGACGGCCTGTTCGAGACCGCCCGGCGGCCGGTGCCGGACGGCTGGGCCACCGCCCGCAGCGGCGACTGGCTGAACCTCTTCCCGGCGGGCCCGGACGGCGGGCCGCTCCCCGGGCAGCCGCTCCAGGGCTGGAAGATCCACGTCTCCGCGACCGCCGGCACGGCGGACAAGACGGCGGCCGACGTCTGGGACTACTGCGTGCCCCGGGGCATCCCGTTCAAGTTCGTGCCCGGGCCGCACCTGCTGCACCTGCGCAACACCAAGTACGCGGGCCGCGACCACAGCGGCAAGTTCGTCACCGTCTACCCGGCGGACGAGGAGCAGCTGCGCACGACGCTGGAGGAGCTGGACGCGGTCCTCGGCGGCCGGCCCGGGCCGTACATCCTCACCGACCTCCGCTGGAACGCGGGCCCGCTCTACGTCCGGTACGGCGCGTTCGCCCGCCGCTTCTGCGTCGACGAGCGCGGCACGCTCGTCCCGGCGATCGAGGACGGCGCGGGCCGGCTCGTCCCGGACTCGCGGGACCCGGCGTTCCGGGTGCCGTCCTGGGTGACCCTCCCGGCGTTCCTCGCACCCCACCTCACGGCCCGCAACGCCACCACGGTGGCCGACCTGCCGTACCGCATCGAGAAGGCGCTGCACTTCTCCAACGGCGGCGGCGTCTACCGCGGCACCGACACCCGCGACGGGCGGAAGGTCGTCCTCAAGGAGGGCCGGCCGTACGCCGGGCTCGCCAACGACGGGGCGGACGCCGTCGCCCGGCTGGAGCGCGAGCGCGACGCGCTGGAGCGGCTCGCGGGCCTGGACGCCGCGCCCGGGCTGCGCGACTGGTTCACGCTCGGCGAGCACAGTTTCCTGGTGATGGACTTCGTCGAGGGCAGACCGCTCAACTCCTTCTTCGCCGAACGCCATCCGCTGCTCGCCGCGGAGCCGGACCCGGCCGCCGTCGCCGCGTACACCGCGTGGGCGCTGCGGATCCACCGGGCGGTGGAGGAGGCCGTCGAGGCCCTCCATTCCCGCGGGGTCGTCTTCAACGACCTGCACATGTTCAACATCATGGTGGCGCCCGACGAACGGTCGGTCACCCTCATCGACTTCGAGGCCGCCGCGCCGGTGAGCGAGCACGGCCGGCAGGTCGTCGCCCACCCCGGCTTCTTCGCGCCCCCGGACCGCCGGGGCCGGGACGTGGACCGGTACGCGCTGGCGTGCCTGCGGCTGGCCCTGTTCCTGCCGGTCACCACCCTCTTCGTCATCGACCGGGAGCACGCCGTACACCTCGCCGAGGTGATCACCGCCCAGTTCCCGGGCGTGCCGCGGGAGTTCCTGGACGAGGCGGTCGCGGAGATCACCCGGGACGTCACGGAGATCACCCGGGACACGGCGGCCTCGCCGGCGCCCCGCTCCCCGGCCCGGCCGCCCCGCCCGGCCGACTGGCCCGCGAGCCGCGACTCCATGATCCGCGCGCTCCTCGCCTCCGCCACGCCCGAGCGCGACGACCGCCTGTTCCCGGGCGACATCGCCCAGTTCGGCGACGGCGGCGGACTCGGCCTGGCCCACGGCGCGGCCGGAGTGCTGTACGCCCTCGCCGAAGCGGGCGCGCCCCGCTACGAGGCGGGCGAACAGTGGCTGCTCGACCACACCGACCCGCTGCCGCCCGGCACCCCGCTCGGCCTGTACGACGGCGTCGCCGGCACCGCCCTCGTCCTCGACCGGCTCGGCCACACCGGGCGCGCCCTCGACCTCACCGAGGCGGTCCTGCGCGAGAACTGGCCCCAGCTCTCCGCCGACCTCAACGGCGGCCTGTCCGGGCTCGGACTCCTCCTCGACCACCTCGCCGGCACCACCGGGAACACCGCCCTGCGCGACCACGCCCTGCGGGCCGCCCAGATCCTCGCCGACCGCCTCACGGCCGACCACGGCGACACCGACGGGCCGGCGGGCGGCCGCCGCGCCGGACTGCTGCGCGGCGCGACCGGCCCCGCCCTCCTCTTCCTCCGGCTGTACGACCGGACGGGCGCGCCCGACCTGCTGGACCTGGCCGGCCGGGCGCTCCGCGCGGACCTCGCCCGCTGCGTCACCACCGGCAACGGAACGCTGGAGGTCGACGAGGGCCGGCGGACCATGCCGTACGTCGGCGACGGGAGCGCGGGCATCGGGATGGTCCTCGACGACTACCTCGCGGCGGCCGGCGGGGACCCCGATCCGGCCCTGGCCGCCGCCCGAGACGGCATCCTGGCCGCGGCCCGGGCCCGCTTCTACGCCCAGCCGGGACTGTTCCAGGGCCGTGCCGGCATGATCCTGCACCTCGCCCGCACCACCGCCCCCGGCGCCGCTCCCGGGCCGGTGGCCACGCAGGTGGCCGCCCTGGACTGGTACGCCATGGGCTACCGGGGCGAACTCGCCTTCCCCGGCCACCAGATGATGCGGCTCTCCATGGACCTCGCCACCGGAACGGCCGGCTGCCTCCTGGCCCTGACCGCCGCCCTCGGCGACCGCCCGGCCCACCTGCCGTTCCTCCCGCCCCTCCCGGGCGCCCGCCCGGTCACGGGCCCCTGA
- a CDS encoding SapB/AmfS family lanthipeptide, translating into MALLDLQNMESDELHGGGGQSTVSLLSCVSAASVLVCL; encoded by the coding sequence ATGGCGCTTCTCGACCTGCAGAACATGGAGTCCGACGAGCTGCACGGCGGTGGCGGGCAGAGCACGGTGAGCCTGCTCTCCTGCGTCAGCGCGGCGAGCGTTCTCGTCTGTCTGTGA